A stretch of DNA from Triticum dicoccoides isolate Atlit2015 ecotype Zavitan chromosome 2A, WEW_v2.0, whole genome shotgun sequence:
acaaaaatgTCTTACGATGCAGTATCAATAAAATATCCATCTTATCTTGATTTCCCTAACGTATTAAATCACATCAGCCGCCTGATACGACGCTAACCTCGGTGAGTGTGTGGCTGTCAGATTGAAGCAAGATCATGAGTTCCTCATTTGACACCTCATCCATGTGCCAACCTCCCACACGTCCCAATTTGCAACCTTATTCACCCCCTTCGCATCGTTATCTCCCCACCAACCCTCACACGACGCCTATAGGAGCACTCGCCTCCCTAGCTTCGCCATGGCCTAACAACCAACTCCTGATTCTGATGCTTGTGTGCCTTTTTCTAGCTGGCCCCTCCCATGTGTGCCTCTCGCCATGGCAAGCAACCACTCCAGTCCTAGTGCCCCTCTAGCTACCTGGCCATGGGATACCCGATCTGACCCGGCCCGGTCTTGCCCGCGGGCCGAACCTGGGCCTATGTTTTGACCCTGAAGGACATGCCGGGCTGGATCGGGCCttggcttgccatatttgcgtcttaGGGAAGAGGCCCGGCGGGCTTTTTCACCGGCTTGCCGGGCTTGGGCCTGAAAACTAGGCCCGACAGCTGGCCCGAGCCTAGGTTTTCTGCTTCGGGCTTTGTTACGCCTGGCCCGACCCAACGGCTGGCCAGGTATACCCCTCTAGAAAAACACGATAAGATGTGCCCCTCCTCCAAGCGTGGTCTTGCGGGGGTGCTGCAAGGCGGAGGTGCCCCTCGTTCGTCTTTGTTGTAAACCGGGCGGCATCTTGCAATGCCGACGGGCACAACTGTGAGTGAGAGATGCTTTTGCAACAACGGTTTCGTTGCAACGAAGGTTTGCAAGAAGTGTCTTCTTGCAGTGGTGACGAGCACTGCCGAAGATATTTTACAACCAGGGCCATGTTGCAACAAAGGTTTACAAGAAGGGTCTTGCTGCAATGACGAAAGATAGGCCATAGATGCTTTTGCAATAACGATCCCATtgcaatgaaagtttgcaacaaggGTTTTGTTGCAACGGCAACGGACACGGCCACGAGCCAAAAATGGTTCGGGGAGATTGCAGCAGGGTTCCTGCTGTAGAGGGCCGAGCGCATCCTTGGTCTTGTTTCAAAGGAAAAAATGGTTCGGGGAAAGATTGCAACAAGACTCCTAGGGCCGAGCGCAAGACTTGCATTGTTGCAAAGGCTTGGTAGAGATCAGACGAGTATTCGGGCTCCATCCAATGGCTGCCGAGGCGGGCGATCTTTTTAGATTATCATCCAACCGATGCATAGCGCTTCCCTAATTATTTCCCTTAGGAGTAGTCCTTCATAAACAAAAACTTTTGGACAATACTTCATCAACATAATAAGCCTAGAACCACATCCGGTTAACTTACTTAGCAGGCAACATAAGAAGGAACATGAGAAGGATACAAAGGCGGGATGCACGCAAGCTTCAAGAGACGAGAGGAGATGATAGTTGTTCTTTTTATCTGGGGAGAGATCAGAGTCTGATGGAGTGCGAGTTTCCATTTCTTCATTTGGAATCTGGGCTCTTCGActtattttttggatttattttttatttattttattttatttttccctcTTCCTCTATCCATATCCTCTAGGTACAACGTTTGCATAAATAGAGAATTTTTTCCTTTGTATACATCTATATTATTCCATTCCAATTTCTTTCCAAAACTTCACAAGAAAAATCCCAGATTGCATCCAAAATTGACGGGTTAATTTGTGAAATGTTTAATTATTCGAATGTAGTTAATCATCCTAACCAAGATCGATTATTGGATTACAAAAATTACTTTTATTCTGAGGGCATTGGTGCGACCTGTCTATTAGGCAACAACGCAACCTTTTTTGTAGAGACAAGCAACACGTCGAGCTCAGGAAAACGTATATGTGCGGCTCCATGCTCAGTTTTGCTCCCATGTACGTGTGTTGCATCACAAAAAAGACACAAACGAAGTGATGTTCCTTCATGACATTCTGTTTTGAGTTGACATTGTTGCGTCAACTCAGAAAAAAAAAGTTGACATTGTAGCACGGGTTTCAAGATAAACATACTCAGTTATTTTACGGACACGCAAAATTCAGTTATATACTGAGCAAAATAGAATAGTCTATTTGAGCCAAATAGAATAGTCAGAGTGAATACAAATGGAATCATCACATCTACCCTGAAAGAACTACTAAACTCTGCATGTAGTAGCTAGGTACATGTTCATTACAAATTATTGACTTAAACCGTCTTCATCTTGCCTCTGATCAGAGGTGGAGAGCATGCCACGGTCAAACACCCAATCCATCTCGTACAATACTGGTGTGATGAAATCGAACCGTCTTCTACCATAGACTCCGTTACACCAAGTACTACTACAATCATACATTGGAAACCTGCAATATCCCTTGTGAGGCTCCATTTCCTCGCCCTTGATATCAATGGACGCCTTCTCCTTGCTCTTGAGATCAATGGTGAAAAAGGAACCACCACACCGCTCGATGAGCATGGCACCTCTCCTCTCTGCGTAGAAGACATTGTTTATTTCGTCCTTGCTTCCTAGATTTATCAGGTCGGAGCCCAACCACCCTCCCGAGCTAGCCTCACGGCCATAGCCGCCGTCATCTTGTTCTTGCTTGGTCCAGAGCACTAATATGCCATGGTTCCGCATACTCACGAACGAAAGCTTTCCTTCCCCGGAGACACACGGAAACAACACCCGCCCCCACTGTCGACAAGCTTCGACGTGGATCAGGATCTTGGTCAGAGAGACATCCGTGGTGATAGCGTTTACATTGAGCGTGTAGAAACTAGTCCTGTCCTTGTACAACCAGTGCACGGTGTTATGGGTGACAACGCCGGCGAATGGTCCACACCTGATGAGTTGTGAAGCCTGGCAAAACTTGGTGGGCGTGCTCCAAGTATCCGTGGCAGAGGAGTACATGTAGACATATATGATCCCATTGTCGCCGGTGTAGGTCAAGAGCACTTGAAACCACGACCGTTgtcgtggttgatccaaagaatcaATGACACCACGGTCCTCGTCGGTAAGGAGTGCGCAGCCGGTGAGGTGCCAGTCCAAAGATCCAGTTAGGTCGAAGGAAAGCAATGGAAGAAGACTGCGCTGCTTGTCGACCACAGGACGGCATACCGCCAGCTGGATCTTATCACGGGCGCCTGTACCGCGCATGTCGTGGAACATGGTAGGCAGCAGGATGCTCACGAGAAGAAGACCACGGCGCGATGCGAGTGGCCTCGCCAAGTCGAAGAGACCATCGTCGTTGTCGACCAGCGAGGCAAAGGTGAGATGCGCACCATGGACGAACGAGTTGAAGGTAGTATCACTATGTGCTCCGCCAAGCTGAAGGTTCAAGAATTCCGGAGGGTGTCCGTGTTTCGGGCGGGGCTTACCGGCGGGGCACGCGTTCTGGTAGAAGACCCCGGCGAGGATGGATGGGTGGCGCGCCGTCTGCGGCCAGAGGCCGATGCGTCGGAGGAAGGCCGGGTCGGTGACGAGGCGGCGCCATCGCTTGCACGTGGCTGCGCAGCGGAGGAGGTCCTGGTAGCTCGGCAGGCGCCCGAAGACGTCGCGGAGGATGTCGTCCGCGATTTCGCCGCCGGCGCGGCGTAAGCACGCATTGGTCATCGATCTCCGTTACGGATCGATTAATCGATCTGCGTATAGATTTGTCGATGCCGGCGGCCGGTACCTTGCACGACCTAGCTAGTAGACGACTAGCTCGAAGGAAAGGATCAGCTTACGACGACCCGTGCGTATCAAGAGTCAATCACCGTTTGAGATATTTGATTTCAAACGTGTAAATGTATCTACACACAACTAAATAAACCACGGACGATATATATCGTGCATGTCAGTTAGCAAAGCCCTGGAAAGTCTGGATACAGTTCCAAGAGATCAAGTTATCAACATTTGCTTCCTTCCCAGCAGTTGGCCAccagttttttttctctttttaaacAAACGCAAGCTAATCTTATACTGAGAAGCCATAATTTTTTCTTTGTTTTAAACAATTGAAAGCTTTTTTAGACAATAAATACCATGATATATTGTAGTAGCAAATTGTACATGATAGAGATACATGAGCTGACTCCAGCGATTAAAAAAAAAGTCTAAAAAAAACGAGCAAATCTTTGAGATTTTCAAACTCTTCCTTCTTCCATGACATAATTTTATACTTTTTTGAAGGCAACCATAGGAACATAACAAAAGTATCAAACCACAGACATGTAAATACCAACAAGGATTCTCCCAATGTTTTAATTTAAGCCGCAATGCCAAGGCTGTGATGCATGCATGGCGCCATAAAGTAATCAACCAACGTCGACAAGAGTACCAACATCAGTATTCGAGGGACAAAAAATCGAACAACCAGGTCGAAGTCGCTGGAAGCCGATAGTACAAATCACCATTGTCGAGGACGTAGCAGTCGGGATAGATATTGCGAGAACAATCCTCCTCGCGGCGACCAAGAGAAAAAAAAATCCAAAACCGATCTGACGAAGCAAGATCTGAAGAACCATACCTAGACAAATTTAATCTTCCAATATCACCATTAACATCAGGAAAAACTGTCTCTCAAGCAATGGGCACGTTACATCCACGATTGAAGCTAACTATTCAAAAAGgttatttttgcaggaaaactctcaATCTAATCACCTTCAATTATAACAATACaatgaaaaataataaaaattatatttaGATCCTTATACCACCTAGCAATGACTAACACTGAAACGAGTCGAAGACGCGTCATCCTCATGGCCACTCCCTCGCCGGAGCAGGGCAACGAAGGTTTGTATTCAAGCTTCCGAAAAACAGATGTAAGGAAATCATGGATGCATTTTTGTGGTATTGGGGCGATGATGCTAACGAAAGGAAGATTTACTGGTTTTGTTGGCGGAAACTTTGTGTACCAAAGAAGCGTGGTTGTTTGGGATTTCATGATCCTCGAAGTTTCAAACTGACAATGCTTGGAAAATAAGCATGGAGGTCTTTTTAATACAGTACAACATAGATGCGCATATACGTGTATACACGCTCGCCCTTatgaatgcacacatgcacacTTTATCCCTAGGAGCATCTTCGAGATATTGAGCCGACACAATATGAAGTCACCACATACACTTCCGTAgtcgacgagaacgtctcctccACTGAATGAACATTGCCGGAAGGACTGAAATTAATTAAAAAAATACGAGCACCAATGCCAGGTCTAGGAGTTGAAACCAGGTAGGCCGGTTCCACCACAAGAAACCTAATCATTTGATCTACACTCAGATTGTAACAAGTTTGGAGGTCATTGTGTAATCCTGAATATATGTGCTAGTGTGTTGAGTGTTATTTTTACGCTCATCAAACCTGAGTTTAAATCGAGATATTTCATAAGAATCAAGATATTCACTGCGATACtgctactaatgactaatgaatacAAAGGATTCAAATACCTATCTTTATTTTGCTTCCATGGAAAATGAGTTATTTATGGAAGAAATCAAGCCAATCTACCCTATAAACCTCGCTATGCTACCCACATACCTGAGCTATCTGCGTCGTGTGGTGATTCCGCCTCGCACGATGCCTCGCTCGTGATCTGTTACAGCGCTGTCAAAAATCCGACCACTCATTTTTCTGCATGCTGCACTTTTCGGCTCAGGTCGATGACAGGTTGGCCTTTGTTCATCACGTGCCCAGGTTCGCAGTGTGGGTGGTGTCTCTGTTCGGTGAGAAATTTATTGACTGGAGCAATCATGGGTGACGTGGGATAGGCCAGGTCTCGCACGCGGGTGGGTGGATTCGCGCGCgcctactgatacgtccattttgcatcatgcttttatatcgatatttattgtattatgggctgttattacacatcatgtcacaatacttatgcctattctctcttattttacaaagtttacataaacagggagaatgtcggcagctgggattctgggctggaaaaggagcaaatattagagatctattctgcacagctccaaaagtcccgaaacttcacggaagacgttttcagaatatataaaaaatactgagcgcaagaagttcatcagggggggcacaccctgcccacgagggtggggggcgcgccctaccccctgggcgcgccccctacctcgtggcccccctggtggccctccgatggccatcttctgctatatggagtctttcgatgagaaaaaaatcataagccatcttctcggacgaaactccgccgtcacgaggcggaaccttggcggatccaatctagggctctggcagagctgttctgccggggaaacttccctccaggagggggaaatcatcgccattgtcatcaccaacgctcctatcatcgggagagggcaatctccatcaacatcttcaccagcaccatctcctctcaaaaccctagttcatctcttgtatccaattcttgtctccaagtccgggattggtactagtaggttgctagtagtgttaattactccttgtagttgatgctagttggtttatttggtgaaagatcatatgtttagatcctatatgcatattaatacccctctgattataaacatgattatgctttgtgagtaattatgtttgttcctgaggacatgggagaagtcttgctattagtagtcatgtgaatttggtattcgttcgatattttgatgagatatatgttgtctctcctctagtggtgttatgtgaacatcgactacataacacttcaccattatttgggcctagaggaaggcattgggaagtaataagtagatgatgggttgctagagtgacagaagcttaaatctagtttatgcgttgcttcgtaaggggctgatttggatccatatgtttcatgctatggttaggtttaccttaatacctttgttgtagttgcggatgcttacaatagaggttaatcataagtgggatgcttgtccaagtaaggacagtacccaagcaccggtccacccacataccaaattatcaaagtaccgaa
This window harbors:
- the LOC119358102 gene encoding uncharacterized protein LOC119358102 — translated: MTNACLRRAGGEIADDILRDVFGRLPSYQDLLRCAATCKRWRRLVTDPAFLRRIGLWPQTARHPSILAGVFYQNACPAGKPRPKHGHPPEFLNLQLGGAHSDTTFNSFVHGAHLTFASLVDNDDGLFDLARPLASRRGLLLVSILLPTMFHDMRGTGARDKIQLAVCRPVVDKQRSLLPLLSFDLTGSLDWHLTGCALLTDEDRGVIDSLDQPRQRSWFQVLLTYTGDNGIIYVYMYSSATDTWSTPTKFCQASQLIRCGPFAGVVTHNTVHWLYKDRTSFYTLNVNAITTDVSLTKILIHVEACRQWGRVLFPCVSGEGKLSFVSMRNHGILVLWTKQEQDDGGYGREASSGGWLGSDLINLGSKDEINNVFYAERRGAMLIERCGGSFFTIDLKSKEKASIDIKGEEMEPHKGYCRFPMYDCSSTWCNGVYGRRRFDFITPVLYEMDWVFDRGMLSTSDQRQDEDGLSQ